In one Thunnus maccoyii chromosome 12, fThuMac1.1, whole genome shotgun sequence genomic region, the following are encoded:
- the LOC121909383 gene encoding C-C motif chemokine 2-like gives MGFSLVLATLLCFTTWMTSVDTTHGPVVNCCMMWSTTRVPLERIMNYTMQPETICPIKAIVFLTSHGKRICSDPESKWAVRAKNKVDEERKKALQVNGQTEEGSASDIMTPACATASTKAPQKKHKNGNGKWRRQRKRGRKARRELRRRV, from the exons ATGGGTTTCAGCCTGGTTCTAGCCACTCTTCTCTGCTTCACCACATGGATGACTTCGGTCGACACAA CCCATGGTCCGGTGGTGAACTGTTGTATGATGTGGTCCACAACCAGAGTCCCACTAGAACGAATTATGAATTACACCATGCAGCCTGAAACGATCTGTCCCATCAAAGCCATAGT GTTTCTGACAAGTCATGGGAAGAGGATTTGCTCCGACCCTGAAAGCAAGTGGGCAGTAAGAGCCAAGAATAAAGtggatgaagagagaaagaaagctttGCAAGTGAACGGACAGACTGAAGAAGGATCAGCAAGTGACATCATGACACCAGCTTGTGCCACTGCATCAACGAAAGCACCgcagaagaaacacaaaaatggaaatggcaAATGGAGACGGCAGAGGAAAAGGGGCAGGAAAGCGAGGAGGGAGCTGAGAAGGCGTGTCTGA